The Weissella confusa DNA window TCCTTCAATCCAACTTCATGTTGGTGAACCACCAAATCATGAATTTCGTCATGTTGCACTTGAATGAGTGTCTCACGGTCGATTGTCCCGGCCGCGTAATCTGCACGAGCTTGCTTCAATGCTGCTGGACGTAGATATGATCCAACCTGGTCAAAGTGATAACGTACCTTAGTTCCTACTGTCATAATTTCTAATCTCCTGTTGTTTAAAACTTAATCTGTCGTAGCTGTCATTTTGTCTGGCCCACTGCCAGTTCCAAAAAATCACATTCGACTTTGACCAAGCCCCTCACCAACAAAAAGACATCGGTGAGCGGTGACACATAGATATTGCATCGTTCCTTCCTCACTTTCTTCAACTATCCGTAAACAAAAAAGTCCCGTAGCCACTACAGCTACGGGACTTTTTCACGTGTTACCACCCGGGTTCAATGGTCCTCAAAAATAGGAACCATCCTCTTTCAGTACGGTCGTATGCCGACGATACCTAAGCGCGATAACGGGCGCACCCGAGTGACGCTAACACTTTGCTCACGTCATTAAGACTCCAAGACCATTTTCCAATTCGCGCGTCCGTTAATTCACACCAACCATTAACTCTCTGGGCGACGCTTGAAAAGTACTTATCTCTTCCTAGTCGATGTTTGTATCTTAAAACTAAAATTAAAAAACGTCAATAGTTTTATTAAAAATAAATTAGAGAAACTCCATGCCGCCATCAACCATGATAGATTGCCCTGTAATATAAGCGGCTGCTGGTGACGCAAACCAGGCGACAACTTCAGCAACATCAGCCGGCGTCGCTTCACGCCCCAAGGCAATTTCAGTTAAAACGTTTGCTTGTTGTTCAGGCACCGTCACCTGCTTAATCGCCGCCGTTCGCTCATCAATCGCATCCCGCAACGGTGTGCGTACTACGCCGGGGTTGTAGGCGTTAACTGTAATTTGATCCGCCGCCAATTCCTTGGCAGCCGATTGCGTTAAGCCACGAATACCAAACTTTGATGCCGAATAGGCACTTTGTAACGCTGATGCCTCCACACCAGCCAGCGAGGCAGCGTTCACAATACGCCCACCATGTCCTTGTTGCTTAAAGCGCGTCGCCGCGGTTTGAATCCCCCAGTAAGTGCCCTTTAGGTTCACATCAAGAATCCGTTCAACATCAACCGGATCAGCATCAACAAACGAATCAATCACTGCAATCCCGGCATTATTCACATACACAGCCAACTCACCTAAGTCAGACACTACCTGGTCAACCAGTTGGAACACCTCATCCCGGTGCGCCACATCAATCTGATAAAACTTAGCCTGATAGCCAGCTTCAATCAGCGCGTGGGCAACTTCTTCTCCAG harbors:
- a CDS encoding acetoin reductase yields the protein MTKLAIVTGAGQGIGESIAFRLAKDGFAIGVADINTVTGEEVAHALIEAGYQAKFYQIDVAHRDEVFQLVDQVVSDLGELAVYVNNAGIAVIDSFVDADPVDVERILDVNLKGTYWGIQTAATRFKQQGHGGRIVNAASLAGVEASALQSAYSASKFGIRGLTQSAAKELAADQITVNAYNPGVVRTPLRDAIDERTAAIKQVTVPEQQANVLTEIALGREATPADVAEVVAWFASPAAAYITGQSIMVDGGMEFL